In the Helicoverpa armigera isolate CAAS_96S chromosome 15, ASM3070526v1, whole genome shotgun sequence genome, one interval contains:
- the LOC110381298 gene encoding ER membrane protein complex subunit 7 — MKQLTSLLFTVCIFSYVQSAINLPEEDVGNGRYSIEGKVFPPEEQDLGPWQVDTRIHVNGGEYIGFIRDDGSFVIHNVPSGSYVVEILHPDYIYEPIRVEINSKGKYRARKVNYIQTSQVIQVPYPLRLKALSKFRYFQVREQWRLTDFLFNPMVIMMVLPLLFIMILPKMMNDPETKEDLKQISNLAKMSEMPEMSEMFTSLFSGGAAAKASSTSKAKQIKKRQ; from the coding sequence ATGAAGCAACTAACTTCATTACTTTTTACAGTATGCATATTTTCCTATGTACAATCTGCAATCAATCTTCCTGAAGAAGATGTTGGCAACGGCAGATATTCTATCGAAGGAAAAGTCTTTCCACCAGAAGAGCAAGACCTGGGCCCTTGGCAAGTTGATACACGTATCCATGTGAATGGTGGTGAATACATTGGCTTCATAAGGGATGATGGCTCATTCGTCATACACAATGTACCATCGGGTTCATACGTTGTTGAAATCTTGCACCCTGACTACATATACGAACCAATCAGAGTGGAGATCAACTCTAAGGGGAAGTACAGAGCCAGGAAAGTGAACTACATACAAACTTCACAGGTTATCCAAGTGCCTTACCCACTAAGACTCAAAGCTTTGTCAAAGTTCAGGTATTTCCAAGTTAGAGAGCAATGGCGATTGACTGACTTCCTGTTCAACCCTATGGTCATTATGATGGTGCTGCCACTGCTGTTCATCATGATTTTGCCTAAAATGATGAATGACCCTGAGACTAAGGAGGACTTGAAGCAAATAAGCAACTTAGCAAAGATGTCGGAGATGCCTGAAATGTCAGAGATGTTCACTTCATTGTTCAGTGGTGGTGCTGCGGCCAAGGCATCTTCAACTTCTAAAgccaaacaaataaagaaaaggCAGTAG